In Leptodesmis sichuanensis A121, the following are encoded in one genomic region:
- a CDS encoding Vat family streptogramin A O-acetyltransferase, with amino-acid sequence MPEQCGPDPNRPYPMVDQRRVCFIKPFIKSPNIIVGDYSYYDDPVDPEGFERNVLYNYGDDRLIIGKFCAIATQVKFIMNGANHKLDGISTYPFPIFGHGWEEAMDQVMNLPSKGDTMVGNDVWIGYDSLIMPGVRIGDGAVIAARSVVVKDIPAYTIAGGNPAQPIKQRFSDAEIAELLNIQWWNWDIEKITRNIHYIMEDDIKALKHCK; translated from the coding sequence ATGCCAGAACAATGCGGGCCTGATCCCAATCGCCCTTATCCGATGGTGGATCAACGGCGGGTGTGTTTCATCAAGCCATTCATCAAGTCACCTAACATTATCGTGGGCGACTATTCTTATTACGACGATCCTGTGGATCCTGAAGGTTTTGAACGGAATGTGCTGTACAACTATGGAGACGATCGCCTGATCATCGGTAAGTTCTGTGCGATCGCGACTCAGGTAAAATTCATCATGAATGGAGCCAACCACAAGCTAGATGGCATTTCTACTTATCCTTTCCCGATCTTTGGGCACGGTTGGGAGGAGGCAATGGATCAAGTGATGAATCTGCCCAGTAAAGGCGACACGATGGTGGGCAATGATGTCTGGATTGGCTATGATTCCCTGATTATGCCAGGAGTGAGGATTGGAGATGGTGCCGTGATTGCGGCCCGATCGGTGGTAGTAAAAGATATTCCGGCCTATACGATCGCAGGTGGTAATCCAGCTCAACCGATTAAACAGCGGTTTAGTGATGCCGAGATTGCGGAACTGCTAAACATTCAATGGTGGAACTGGGATATTGAAAAAATCACTCGCAATATTCATTACATTATGGAGGATGATATTAAGGCGCTGAAGCATTGCAAGTGA
- the phaE gene encoding class III poly(R)-hydroxyalkanoic acid synthase subunit PhaE — protein sequence MDNTTTSWNGMADQWVNTWTEAGTQMWKSWFDLMGRTVQSPVSDTKPSWDDITRRFVDNQQLFLRLLKLSFNSWQELFPKIEAGGDWQQFLKNYTEQVRSQLDEFSSGATKVSQDSTELWKLYVDQTRKVSQLWADSLGAAIAPFGRASLSGATEPWIELNNLYWNLLYEETFGSLMQSPLLGPTREVNGKLLRAFDAWAKLYRASADYQVVLANVQVQSFEELMRELISRAEKGETVKDWRQFQQLWGQVADSVFEKAFCNEENLRIRGRFLNSLNTYRIQQQALMDVWMKALNMPLRSEIDEVHKTIYELRKEVKSLKKTIAQYEAQAQVTPAPAVAPVDAGPPESSSVSSSTSTTPVTPVAPTDNGSAEPPTSDASIAPADAAAPAKTTRRNAKASGKSGS from the coding sequence ATGGACAACACAACAACATCCTGGAATGGTATGGCCGATCAATGGGTCAATACATGGACTGAGGCGGGGACTCAGATGTGGAAGAGTTGGTTTGACCTGATGGGACGCACGGTGCAAAGTCCCGTCAGTGATACCAAGCCAAGTTGGGATGACATTACCCGCCGCTTTGTTGATAATCAACAATTGTTCCTGCGCCTGCTCAAATTGTCGTTCAATTCCTGGCAAGAACTCTTTCCCAAAATTGAGGCGGGAGGAGATTGGCAACAATTTCTGAAGAACTATACGGAGCAGGTGCGGAGTCAGTTGGATGAATTCTCCTCTGGAGCCACGAAGGTCAGCCAGGATTCAACGGAACTCTGGAAACTGTACGTGGATCAAACTCGCAAGGTCAGCCAGCTTTGGGCGGATTCTCTGGGAGCAGCGATCGCGCCCTTTGGTCGAGCCAGTCTCTCCGGTGCCACCGAACCCTGGATTGAACTGAATAACCTCTACTGGAACTTACTGTATGAGGAAACCTTCGGTAGCCTGATGCAAAGTCCCTTGCTGGGGCCAACCCGCGAAGTCAATGGTAAACTACTGCGTGCCTTTGATGCCTGGGCCAAGCTGTACCGGGCCAGTGCGGATTATCAGGTGGTACTGGCAAATGTACAGGTGCAATCCTTTGAAGAGTTGATGCGGGAACTGATTAGCCGTGCGGAAAAAGGCGAGACGGTGAAAGATTGGCGACAGTTCCAGCAACTTTGGGGCCAGGTAGCCGACTCCGTGTTTGAAAAAGCCTTCTGTAATGAAGAGAATCTAAGAATTCGGGGTCGCTTTTTGAACAGCCTGAATACCTACCGCATCCAGCAACAGGCGTTGATGGATGTGTGGATGAAGGCATTGAATATGCCCCTCCGGAGTGAAATCGACGAAGTTCACAAAACGATTTACGAACTGCGGAAGGAAGTCAAAAGTCTGAAGAAAACGATCGCCCAGTACGAAGCTCAGGCTCAAGTCACTCCTGCTCCTGCAGTTGCTCCTGTAGACGCTGGCCCACCGGAATCATCCTCTGTCAGTAGCTCCACCTCTACTACTCCTGTTACCCCTGTTGCTCCAACCGATAACGGGTCAGCAGAACCGCCAACTTCCGATGCCTCCATTGCTCCTGCCGATGCTGCTGCACCTGCCAAAACCACCCGTCGCAATGCCAAAGCGTCAGGGAAGTCTGGGAGTTAG
- a CDS encoding MFS transporter produces MGRTFWITALIALANALSFTILIPILYLYGKQFGLTDFQTSLLFSIYAVSQFFSTPVIGKISDRVGRKPLLLISLAGTVVANFLAGTTSTAAVLFFARFLDGITGGNVSVTQAVVSDIVEPQNRAKAFGIYSAITFGLGFILGPALSFLAQKVSLGAGFLTSSGFALVALIIATLFLPETLKTKAKAPENIFDLGLGNLVRGLTLPKIGILLIINFLIGTTFTIFTFAFQPYFIHILGQNSQSLTLMFVMFGILAVTMQAKGIPFLTARFGLVKIFLAAILVRSLSFMVMPIVPSIYYFIAVSVIFSLFNSLVQPMVITLISLNANPENQGTALGLNASYLNVSNAFGPIIAGSIIDQSDPHTYAYPLYLAGVLTFAVFLFAIAQRDKYTPRPLSGI; encoded by the coding sequence ATGGGGCGGACATTTTGGATTACTGCATTAATTGCCCTTGCTAATGCCTTAAGTTTTACGATTTTAATTCCCATTCTGTATCTTTACGGTAAACAGTTTGGGCTGACGGATTTTCAAACCAGTCTCCTGTTTTCAATTTATGCGGTTTCCCAGTTTTTCTCAACTCCGGTGATTGGGAAAATTTCCGATCGTGTCGGACGCAAGCCACTCTTGTTAATCAGTCTGGCAGGAACGGTCGTTGCCAATTTTCTGGCAGGAACCACCAGTACAGCCGCCGTGCTATTTTTTGCCCGCTTTCTGGATGGGATTACCGGGGGAAATGTCTCAGTCACGCAAGCCGTGGTATCTGACATTGTAGAACCACAGAACCGGGCCAAAGCATTTGGCATTTATAGCGCCATTACCTTTGGCCTGGGATTTATTTTGGGGCCAGCCCTGAGTTTTCTAGCCCAGAAAGTTTCCTTGGGAGCAGGATTTCTGACATCCAGTGGCTTTGCGCTGGTAGCGTTAATCATCGCCACCCTCTTCTTACCTGAAACCTTGAAGACGAAAGCAAAAGCGCCTGAAAATATTTTTGATCTGGGATTGGGCAATTTAGTCCGAGGCTTAACGCTGCCTAAAATCGGCATTTTGCTAATCATTAACTTTCTGATTGGCACGACGTTTACCATCTTTACCTTTGCCTTTCAACCCTACTTTATTCATATCCTGGGACAAAATAGCCAATCGTTAACCCTGATGTTTGTTATGTTTGGCATTCTGGCAGTTACGATGCAGGCGAAAGGAATTCCATTTTTGACGGCTCGTTTTGGTCTGGTAAAAATCTTTTTGGCCGCCATTTTAGTTCGTAGTCTGTCATTTATGGTGATGCCGATCGTGCCCTCCATTTATTATTTTATTGCTGTCAGTGTTATTTTTTCTCTATTTAATTCTCTGGTGCAGCCAATGGTGATTACATTAATTTCACTCAATGCTAATCCAGAAAATCAGGGGACAGCTTTGGGCTTAAATGCCTCTTATTTAAATGTATCGAATGCTTTTGGGCCAATCATTGCAGGCTCGATCATTGATCAATCTGATCCCCATACTTACGCTTACCCACTTTACCTCGCAGGGGTATTGACATTTGCAGTATTTTTATTTGCGATCGCACAGCGTGATAAATATACTCCCAGGCCCCTTTCTGGTATATAA
- a CDS encoding patatin-like phospholipase family protein, whose protein sequence is MAQKRLSRIAIACQGGGSHTAFTAGVLKRLLQEQDKDFEIVALSGTSGGAICALLAWYGLLLNDLEQSIAGLNGFWRDISAYTLWDQYLNASLVSLSRFQSIVPVPEISPYTYPTWSQDYIKYILQKHIQFDRLNDYITDSSPIFLAGAVNVLTGELKTFDSRNREIGVQAILASAAIPTLFRAVHTESGIFWDGLLSQNPPIRDLPDAKPDELWLIQVDPPQRQDEPKTTEDIRDRRNELTANLSLNQELYFIRKINQLLKDNMLQNSPYIHIEIRPTISLLRNLDYSSKLDRSPFFIRDLMSYGEAEAEKFLRDRAQHPVPV, encoded by the coding sequence TTGGCTCAGAAAAGACTTTCACGAATAGCGATCGCCTGTCAGGGTGGAGGAAGCCATACAGCATTTACGGCAGGTGTGCTGAAGCGGCTGTTGCAGGAACAGGATAAAGACTTTGAAATTGTCGCCTTGAGCGGCACATCGGGTGGTGCAATCTGTGCATTGCTGGCCTGGTATGGGCTGTTGCTGAACGACCTGGAGCAATCGATCGCGGGACTGAATGGATTTTGGCGAGATATTTCTGCCTATACCTTGTGGGATCAATATCTCAATGCCAGTTTAGTGTCCCTATCTCGGTTTCAAAGTATCGTCCCTGTCCCTGAAATTAGTCCTTATACCTATCCAACGTGGAGTCAGGACTATATCAAATACATCTTGCAAAAACATATCCAGTTCGATCGCCTGAATGACTATATTACTGATTCCAGCCCAATTTTTCTGGCGGGAGCCGTGAATGTCCTGACGGGTGAATTGAAGACATTTGATTCCCGCAATCGGGAGATTGGGGTACAGGCGATTCTGGCCTCTGCGGCCATCCCAACCCTATTTCGAGCCGTTCACACCGAATCGGGGATCTTCTGGGATGGGCTTCTATCGCAAAATCCCCCAATTCGAGATTTGCCCGATGCTAAACCGGATGAACTCTGGCTGATTCAAGTTGATCCGCCCCAACGCCAGGACGAGCCGAAAACGACGGAAGACATCCGCGATCGTCGGAATGAGCTGACTGCCAATTTGTCTTTAAACCAGGAACTGTATTTCATTAGAAAAATCAATCAGCTACTGAAAGACAATATGCTGCAAAACAGCCCCTATATTCACATTGAAATTCGTCCGACGATTTCCCTCCTGCGCAATTTGGATTATTCCTCTAAGCTCGATCGCAGTCCCTTCTTTATTCGTGACTTAATGAGCTATGGTGAAGCCGAGGCTGAGAAGTTTTTGCGCGATCGTGCCCAACATCCAGTCCCTGTCTAG
- a CDS encoding dinitrogenase iron-molybdenum cofactor biosynthesis protein, producing MLEQPISNEVALRIALAARLFPELSIREFIEILQSYTEDRIDEESLNRITVTQLKTALKQTYDMDGEEVGEDATSADIEALKKAVRILWGETGEGNQLPALEAYQEGDMPNSVRVAVASNNGEQLDGHFGSCLRYLIYQLSEQEMRLIDIRSALEADMNEDKNAFRVRLVKDCPVLYVTAIGGPAAGRVVQAGIYPMKKEQGGPAREMLAELQQALATSPPPWLAKILGVADGDRIKNYKALSY from the coding sequence ATGCTTGAACAGCCTATTTCGAATGAGGTAGCCCTGAGAATTGCCCTGGCAGCCCGGTTATTTCCCGAACTATCCATCAGGGAGTTCATTGAAATATTGCAGTCCTATACAGAGGATAGGATCGATGAAGAGTCTCTGAACCGAATTACCGTGACTCAGCTAAAAACTGCCCTCAAGCAAACCTATGACATGGATGGTGAGGAAGTCGGAGAAGATGCCACCTCAGCCGATATTGAAGCCCTCAAAAAAGCTGTGAGAATTCTCTGGGGCGAAACTGGGGAAGGGAATCAACTACCTGCTCTGGAAGCCTACCAGGAAGGCGATATGCCAAATTCTGTGCGGGTGGCAGTCGCATCCAACAATGGAGAGCAATTGGATGGGCATTTTGGCTCCTGTCTGCGCTACCTGATCTATCAATTGTCAGAACAGGAAATGCGGTTGATTGACATTCGTTCAGCCCTGGAAGCGGACATGAATGAGGATAAAAATGCCTTCCGCGTGCGTTTAGTCAAAGATTGCCCCGTTCTTTATGTGACTGCGATCGGTGGGCCTGCAGCTGGCCGAGTTGTACAAGCCGGAATCTACCCCATGAAGAAAGAGCAGGGTGGCCCCGCCAGAGAAATGCTGGCAGAATTACAACAGGCACTCGCGACTTCTCCCCCACCCTGGTTAGCCAAGATTCTGGGCGTTGCCGACGGCGATCGCATCAAGAATTACAAGGCACTCTCGTACTGA
- a CDS encoding SDR family oxidoreductase, which translates to MALGTVIVTGATGQVGRRLLSSLQGKCQAVIALVRQPTRLPVTEVIADWPNSARAREAIAQADAVVHLAGNLKPDRGDYISANIKTTEAVVSALSKTQTKRVIFLSYVGASINSPNAYRSTKAQAEAILQASGIPVTIFRCTHIIGSPSQPGPTAASLLSKNGKSVAVLGSGNQNVAPVYLDDVVSAIVAALEQGQDSIFDLAGPECLSMDDLVKLLNRSQAIKLNHIPPFIAKLLPWVVPDLPAALVDVMLADSVGNPQRAIEAFNLELTSLKQVWSNA; encoded by the coding sequence ATGGCGCTGGGAACTGTTATTGTAACAGGAGCTACTGGGCAGGTTGGGCGGCGGCTACTCTCTTCACTTCAAGGAAAATGCCAAGCTGTCATTGCCTTGGTGAGGCAGCCTACTCGCCTCCCAGTTACAGAAGTTATAGCTGACTGGCCCAACTCCGCCAGAGCCAGAGAGGCAATCGCACAGGCAGATGCGGTTGTCCATTTAGCAGGAAACTTAAAACCCGATCGAGGTGACTACATCAGCGCTAACATCAAAACCACTGAAGCCGTAGTGTCTGCTCTGAGCAAAACTCAGACAAAGCGAGTTATTTTTCTGAGCTATGTTGGGGCCTCCATAAATTCACCCAATGCCTATCGATCGACTAAAGCTCAGGCTGAAGCCATCCTCCAAGCCAGCGGTATTCCAGTCACCATCTTTCGCTGCACTCACATCATTGGTTCTCCATCTCAACCAGGCCCAACGGCTGCAAGTTTGTTAAGCAAAAACGGTAAATCAGTTGCCGTCTTAGGCTCAGGTAATCAGAACGTTGCCCCTGTGTATTTAGATGATGTCGTCTCAGCGATCGTGGCTGCGCTAGAGCAAGGACAGGATAGCATCTTTGATCTGGCTGGCCCAGAATGTTTATCGATGGATGATTTAGTTAAGCTGCTCAATCGTAGTCAAGCGATTAAACTGAACCATATTCCACCTTTTATTGCAAAGTTGCTGCCCTGGGTTGTTCCAGATCTTCCTGCGGCACTGGTTGACGTGATGCTGGCAGACAGTGTAGGTAATCCGCAACGGGCGATTGAAGCATTCAATCTTGAATTAACCTCCCTAAAGCAGGTGTGGTCGAATGCCTGA
- the phaA gene encoding acetyl-CoA acetyltransferase PhaA produces the protein MRDVYIAAAARTPLGRFGGVLVDFSPVELGAHAMQAALERAGVPGSALDLYIMGNILRAGHGQLLPRQAAFKAGIPASVDGYATDMVCSSGMMALINGTLAIRAGEADLVLVGGMESMSQTGFSLSHRARWGYKFLLGNPEQLTDLLLHDGLTDPTTGEAMGSQTERLAESHGFSRKDLDEVAYQSHKRAAEATDRGSFKAEIAPIEITTKKGTQVVDRDEGIRPDTTLEGLGKLRSAFTKDGVLTAGNSSQITDGAAALVLASQDAVDRHGLKPLAKVLGGAWAGGETWRFTEMPVYAVQKLLAKLNKQIPDFDLVENNEAFAVNSLLFHHMLGVDPDKLNVNGGAIALGHPIGASGARIIVTLINALKERDKTLGLAALCHGTGGGTAVAIERV, from the coding sequence ATGCGGGATGTTTACATTGCCGCCGCGGCAAGAACTCCTTTGGGACGATTTGGGGGAGTGCTGGTAGATTTTTCCCCAGTTGAGCTGGGTGCCCACGCGATGCAAGCGGCCTTAGAGCGGGCTGGTGTTCCTGGCTCGGCTCTGGATCTTTACATCATGGGAAATATACTGCGGGCCGGACATGGGCAACTGCTGCCCCGGCAGGCAGCTTTCAAGGCAGGAATTCCTGCCTCTGTTGATGGCTATGCCACGGATATGGTGTGTTCCTCCGGGATGATGGCGCTGATTAATGGAACGCTGGCGATTCGGGCTGGGGAAGCCGACCTGGTGCTGGTTGGTGGGATGGAATCCATGTCTCAAACAGGGTTTTCCCTCTCCCATCGGGCACGCTGGGGTTACAAGTTTTTGCTGGGCAATCCAGAGCAACTCACGGATCTGTTGCTGCATGACGGATTGACAGATCCCACAACTGGGGAAGCGATGGGCAGCCAGACCGAGCGGTTGGCCGAAAGCCACGGATTTAGCCGTAAGGATCTGGATGAAGTCGCCTACCAGTCCCATAAACGGGCCGCAGAAGCCACCGATCGCGGCAGTTTCAAGGCAGAAATTGCTCCCATTGAAATTACCACCAAGAAGGGCACGCAGGTAGTTGATCGCGATGAGGGCATTCGTCCCGATACCACGCTGGAAGGTCTGGGCAAGCTGCGATCGGCCTTCACAAAAGATGGGGTGCTGACCGCAGGCAATAGTAGTCAAATTACCGATGGGGCAGCCGCGTTGGTTCTGGCCAGCCAGGATGCTGTAGACCGACATGGCCTGAAACCTCTGGCGAAAGTGCTGGGGGGGGCCTGGGCCGGAGGCGAAACCTGGCGGTTTACGGAAATGCCAGTTTATGCGGTGCAGAAGTTACTGGCAAAACTGAATAAACAGATCCCCGATTTTGATCTGGTGGAAAACAACGAAGCGTTTGCCGTCAACAGTTTGCTGTTCCACCATATGCTGGGGGTCGATCCCGACAAGCTAAATGTCAATGGGGGAGCGATCGCCCTGGGCCATCCGATCGGTGCTTCCGGTGCTCGGATTATCGTTACCCTGATCAATGCCCTGAAAGAACGGGATAAAACCCTGGGATTGGCTGCCCTGTGTCATGGTACGGGAGGCGGAACCGCAGTGGCGATCGAACGAGTGTAA
- a CDS encoding HdeD family acid-resistance protein: MVAVNTARRNRWWLIILGILLIILGIKAIVLPLVFAIALTLLLGILFLISGIVQLIHAFRFQRSRCFWLKLAVSMFYVLGGLFLLFNPTTGIVALASAVGMLFTAVGIFETWQALQTWQQEGLDWLSMAVAIIILVLGVFIWVESPLASVVMTSAVAGISLILSGVAVLASAFTTGRFRR; this comes from the coding sequence ATGGTAGCGGTGAATACAGCACGGCGAAATCGCTGGTGGTTGATTATTCTGGGAATTCTGCTCATCATCCTGGGAATTAAGGCGATCGTGCTACCTCTGGTCTTTGCGATCGCGCTCACCTTATTGCTGGGGATCCTCTTTCTCATCAGCGGGATTGTGCAACTGATTCATGCCTTCCGCTTCCAGCGATCGCGCTGTTTCTGGCTAAAACTCGCTGTCAGCATGTTTTACGTTCTGGGAGGACTATTCCTATTGTTCAACCCTACAACTGGGATAGTCGCTCTGGCTTCTGCCGTTGGGATGCTTTTTACAGCCGTGGGTATCTTTGAAACCTGGCAGGCATTGCAAACCTGGCAACAGGAAGGATTGGATTGGTTATCGATGGCAGTCGCAATTATCATCCTGGTGTTGGGAGTGTTCATCTGGGTGGAATCTCCCCTGGCCTCTGTGGTAATGACCAGTGCTGTAGCTGGCATCAGTTTGATTTTGAGTGGAGTTGCAGTCCTGGCTTCTGCCTTCACTACGGGGCGTTTCAGAAGATAA
- a CDS encoding glycosyltransferase, translated as MRFVFLIPDLDTSRSWRIFLRIVSELSRFEMVDQVFRYRYLRVWEVFGGTLNIMRHCRVARSQGAEAVVATISGRDTYGEWGLPGLPYIRWTDRSPDDICIVPDFASNLVDEITGKAIVYLQVPIHTRANFHYQDDRIALWTDSPYMQEICHATYPGKEAEIVPNIIDRDEFPFISQSKREPGLVFAFPRKGPEFIAATQEWYRKLGGTYWRFELIDGLSIHELARQFRRPQVFLASAEVEGCALPPQESMASGIVVVGKTARGANFSMQHGKTAMVAESPEEAARCLLELEDGELRDSIAQNAYHYISRYFWDGEPARFWQKTIAHYSTTKIKLSR; from the coding sequence ATGCGTTTTGTATTCCTGATTCCCGATCTGGATACCAGTAGGTCTTGGCGAATTTTTCTCAGGATAGTAAGCGAACTTTCTCGCTTTGAAATGGTTGATCAGGTTTTTCGCTACCGATATTTACGGGTGTGGGAAGTATTTGGCGGAACGCTCAATATTATGCGGCATTGCCGGGTCGCCCGTAGTCAAGGGGCTGAGGCTGTAGTCGCAACCATTAGTGGACGGGATACTTATGGAGAATGGGGACTGCCTGGTTTACCATACATCCGCTGGACAGACCGCAGCCCTGATGATATCTGCATTGTTCCTGATTTCGCGAGCAATTTGGTTGACGAGATAACAGGCAAAGCAATTGTTTACCTGCAAGTGCCGATTCACACCCGTGCTAATTTTCATTATCAAGATGACCGGATTGCTCTGTGGACAGATTCTCCTTATATGCAGGAGATTTGTCATGCAACTTACCCTGGCAAAGAGGCTGAAATTGTTCCCAACATTATCGATCGCGATGAATTTCCTTTCATCTCTCAATCAAAACGAGAACCAGGCTTAGTTTTTGCCTTTCCCAGAAAAGGGCCTGAATTTATTGCCGCAACCCAGGAATGGTATCGGAAACTGGGAGGAACCTACTGGCGATTTGAATTAATTGACGGATTGTCTATTCATGAATTGGCCAGGCAATTTCGCCGTCCCCAGGTCTTCCTGGCTTCTGCGGAGGTGGAAGGCTGTGCTTTACCGCCTCAAGAGTCGATGGCATCAGGCATTGTTGTGGTTGGCAAGACGGCTCGTGGTGCTAACTTTAGTATGCAACATGGCAAAACTGCAATGGTTGCAGAATCACCTGAAGAGGCCGCAAGATGCTTACTTGAGTTAGAAGATGGGGAACTGCGAGATAGCATTGCCCAGAATGCCTACCATTACATCAGCCGTTACTTCTGGGATGGAGAACCAGCCCGATTCTGGCAGAAAACGATCGCTCATTACTCCACCACAAAAATTAAGTTAAGTAGGTGA
- the phaB gene encoding acetoacetyl-CoA reductase PhaB, with product MVSLGLEDKVIVVTGGNQGIGAAIVSLLSDLGAKVAYTDIKVTEGKSGALALQADVTKLEEMQAAATEIQEKLGPVYGIVANAGITRDNFYNKLTPQDWDLVINVNLKGVDHTIRPFIDGMYERGSGSIVCISSISGDRGNAGQVNYAATKAAVIGIVKSLAREAARYGVRANAIAPGFIDTEMTKVIPDKVKEKIIAEIPFRRFGKPEDIAWAVAYLLSPVASAFVSGEVLRVNGAHHT from the coding sequence ATGGTGTCCCTGGGATTAGAAGATAAGGTGATTGTGGTGACAGGTGGCAATCAGGGGATCGGTGCAGCGATCGTCTCCCTGCTTTCTGACCTGGGTGCAAAGGTCGCTTATACCGATATCAAAGTCACCGAAGGGAAATCAGGAGCCTTGGCGTTGCAGGCAGATGTCACCAAGCTGGAAGAAATGCAGGCGGCGGCGACTGAAATTCAGGAAAAGTTGGGACCAGTCTATGGCATTGTGGCGAATGCGGGGATCACCCGCGATAACTTCTACAACAAGCTGACTCCCCAGGACTGGGATCTGGTGATTAATGTCAATTTGAAAGGTGTCGATCACACCATCCGGCCATTCATTGACGGGATGTATGAGCGGGGATCGGGATCGATCGTCTGCATTAGCTCAATTTCCGGCGATCGGGGGAATGCCGGACAGGTCAACTATGCCGCTACCAAGGCTGCCGTGATTGGGATAGTCAAATCTTTAGCCAGAGAAGCCGCCCGTTATGGTGTGCGAGCGAATGCGATCGCACCTGGATTCATTGATACGGAAATGACCAAAGTGATCCCCGATAAAGTGAAGGAGAAAATCATTGCAGAAATTCCCTTCCGTCGCTTTGGTAAACCAGAAGACATCGCCTGGGCTGTTGCCTATCTGCTTTCCCCCGTTGCCAGTGCCTTTGTCTCTGGGGAAGTGTTGCGGGTGAATGGAGCGCATCATACATAA
- a CDS encoding class III poly(R)-hydroxyalkanoic acid synthase subunit PhaC: MRLEDATHEYTELTKKLVKGIDNLSQLREEDIEIGATPREVVYQDGKVILYHFKSPVEKTLKTPVLIVYALVNRPFMVDLQEDRSLVANLLKLGLDIYLIDWGYPSRSDRWLTLDDYLNGYIDDCVDFIRKTHQLDKINLLGICQGGTFSLCYSSLHPDKVKNLVVMVAPIDFHQTETLLNMRGGCTLGPEAIDVDLMVEALGNIPGDFLNLEFLMLKPQQLGIQKYMDFPDIVDSEDKLLNFLRMEKWIFDSPDQAGEAYRQFMKDFYQGNKLIKGEVVIGDRTVNLANVTMPVLNLYAEKDHLVPPSSSLALGKYVGSKDYTVQSFPVGHIGMYVSGKVQRDLPPVIANWLKERA; the protein is encoded by the coding sequence ATGCGTCTTGAAGATGCAACTCATGAATATACAGAGTTGACGAAAAAATTAGTCAAAGGAATTGATAATCTCAGTCAACTACGGGAAGAAGACATTGAAATTGGAGCCACTCCCAGAGAAGTGGTATATCAGGATGGCAAAGTCATTCTCTACCACTTCAAATCCCCTGTAGAGAAGACCTTGAAGACTCCTGTATTGATCGTTTATGCACTGGTCAACCGGCCTTTTATGGTAGATCTGCAGGAAGATCGATCGCTGGTTGCTAATCTGCTCAAACTCGGTCTGGATATTTACTTGATTGATTGGGGCTATCCCAGTCGCAGCGATCGCTGGCTCACTCTGGATGATTACCTGAATGGCTATATCGATGATTGTGTAGACTTCATTCGGAAAACCCATCAACTTGACAAAATCAATCTGCTAGGAATTTGTCAGGGGGGTACGTTTAGCCTCTGCTATAGCTCGCTGCACCCCGATAAAGTGAAGAATCTGGTAGTCATGGTAGCTCCTATTGACTTCCATCAAACTGAAACCCTGCTGAATATGCGCGGTGGTTGCACCTTGGGGCCAGAGGCAATCGACGTGGATTTAATGGTCGAAGCGTTGGGTAATATTCCCGGTGATTTTCTCAACCTGGAATTCCTGATGCTGAAACCGCAGCAACTGGGTATCCAGAAATACATGGACTTCCCCGACATTGTGGACAGCGAGGACAAACTGCTCAACTTCTTGCGGATGGAAAAATGGATTTTTGATAGTCCCGATCAGGCAGGAGAAGCCTATCGTCAATTCATGAAAGATTTCTATCAAGGCAACAAGTTGATTAAGGGAGAAGTGGTGATTGGCGATCGTACCGTCAATTTAGCCAACGTTACCATGCCTGTCTTAAACCTCTACGCTGAAAAAGATCACCTGGTTCCCCCGTCCTCATCCCTGGCCCTGGGTAAGTATGTGGGTTCCAAAGATTACACTGTGCAGTCCTTCCCCGTTGGCCATATCGGTATGTACGTGAGCGGCAAGGTACAGCGAGACTTACCTCCAGTGATCGCCAATTGGCTGAAGGAAAGGGCATGA